In a genomic window of Candidatus Eisenbacteria bacterium:
- a CDS encoding sigma-54-dependent Fis family transcriptional regulator gives SDGGTLFLDEIGDMPLEAQVKLLRVLENNEVRRVGENSAHLVDLRVVAATHRDLHEEIAAGRFREDLYYRLSVVTIEVPALRERREDIGLLAEYFLARISKAQGKPELEFSPEAIQLLERYDYPGNVRELENVIAHVVTLSEGPIVTAQDLPDVVRAPRLLTSAPDTRPAERERRPRPLRASLGPREVTVPDARDHWTLAEVEQEHILRVLDRCRGNATAAARQLGISRTTLWRKLREYGVSRPERTGE, from the coding sequence GTCCGACGGAGGAACTCTGTTCCTCGACGAGATCGGCGACATGCCGCTCGAGGCTCAGGTGAAACTGCTGCGGGTGCTCGAGAACAACGAAGTGCGGCGTGTGGGTGAGAACTCGGCGCACCTCGTAGACCTGCGCGTGGTCGCGGCGACCCATCGAGATCTGCACGAGGAGATCGCCGCGGGGCGGTTTCGCGAGGACCTCTACTACCGGTTGAGCGTCGTCACGATCGAAGTGCCGGCACTGCGCGAACGCCGCGAAGACATCGGACTGCTCGCCGAGTACTTCCTGGCGCGGATCTCCAAGGCTCAGGGCAAGCCCGAGCTCGAGTTCTCGCCCGAGGCGATCCAGTTGCTCGAACGCTACGACTATCCGGGCAACGTGCGAGAACTCGAGAACGTGATCGCGCACGTGGTCACACTGTCCGAAGGCCCGATCGTCACCGCGCAGGATCTGCCCGACGTGGTTCGCGCGCCGCGCCTGCTGACGAGCGCCCCGGACACGCGGCCTGCCGAGCGTGAACGCCGGCCGCGTCCGCTCCGCGCCAGCCTCGGCCCGCGCGAGGTGACGGTCCCCGACGCCCGCGATCACTGGACGCTCGCCGAAGTCGAGCAGGAGCACATCCTGCGTGTGCTCGATCGCTGCCGGGGAAACGCGACCGCGGCCGCACGACAACTCGGGATCTCGCGCACGACGCTGTGGCGAAAGCTGCGCGAATACGGAGTCAGCCGGCCGGAACGGACGGGGGAGTGA
- a CDS encoding alanyl-tRNA editing protein, translating to MASVRLDYDDAYTTRFEARVASRGEHRGRPAVELEQTYFFPESGGQEADRGSIGATAVTDVQVEDGGRVWHVVEGAAPGALDADTHEASLDWTRRFDHMQQHTGQHILSAALLRVIEAPTLSSHLGEERSSIEVQRPDVDWRTIERVEAAANAVVWEDRAIERHWVDDEGITRFQLRKPPQVSGRIRVVEIPDWDVSACGGTHTRRTGEVGVIKVVRWEKVRGNVRLEFLCGGRALADHAWRTEGMVEAARRRTLKDRELLEHLERAAAERDQWKKRAEDLTKRVVEQEARDRVGTPPRPLAGFHASRPREELRWFALAALAAGAPWVAVAAGAPEPVVIAGRARSGSLDLRELTPGLIERAGGRGGGGADLVQVAATDAGSAQRALEWISAAIAERTGVPCP from the coding sequence ATGGCATCGGTGCGGCTCGACTACGACGACGCCTACACCACTCGCTTCGAGGCACGCGTCGCGTCGCGCGGCGAGCATCGCGGCCGCCCCGCAGTCGAGCTGGAGCAGACCTACTTCTTCCCGGAGAGCGGCGGTCAGGAGGCCGATCGCGGCTCGATCGGCGCAACCGCCGTGACCGACGTCCAGGTCGAAGACGGTGGTCGAGTCTGGCACGTCGTGGAAGGGGCAGCTCCCGGAGCGCTTGACGCCGACACGCACGAAGCGAGTCTCGACTGGACGCGGCGGTTCGATCACATGCAGCAGCACACGGGGCAGCACATTCTGTCGGCGGCCCTGCTAAGGGTGATCGAGGCGCCGACGCTGTCATCGCACCTCGGTGAGGAACGCAGCAGCATCGAAGTGCAGCGGCCCGATGTCGACTGGCGGACGATTGAGCGCGTCGAGGCGGCCGCGAACGCCGTGGTGTGGGAAGACCGCGCGATCGAGCGTCACTGGGTCGACGACGAAGGCATCACGCGCTTTCAGCTTCGCAAGCCTCCGCAGGTGAGCGGGCGCATTCGCGTGGTGGAGATTCCCGACTGGGACGTCTCGGCGTGCGGCGGCACGCACACGCGCCGCACCGGCGAGGTCGGAGTGATCAAGGTGGTGCGCTGGGAGAAGGTCCGCGGAAACGTGCGGCTCGAGTTCCTGTGCGGAGGCCGGGCGCTCGCCGATCACGCGTGGCGAACCGAGGGCATGGTCGAGGCCGCACGACGGCGCACGCTCAAGGATCGCGAGCTCCTCGAACACCTTGAACGGGCGGCCGCGGAGCGCGATCAGTGGAAGAAGCGCGCCGAGGACCTGACGAAGCGCGTGGTCGAGCAGGAGGCGCGCGACCGAGTGGGAACGCCGCCGCGTCCGCTGGCGGGATTCCATGCCTCGCGCCCGCGCGAAGAGTTGCGCTGGTTCGCGCTCGCCGCGCTGGCGGCTGGTGCACCGTGGGTCGCGGTCGCCGCCGGTGCGCCCGAGCCGGTAGTGATCGCCGGCCGCGCGCGATCCGGGTCGCTCGATCTGCGCGAACTCACACCCGGCCTGATCGAGCGTGCCGGCGGACGCGGGGGCGGTGGCGCGGACCTGGTGCAGGTCGCGGCCACCGATGCGGGCTCGGCGCAACGCGCATTGGAGTGGATCAGCGCCGCGATCGCCGAACGCACCGGAGTTCCGTGTCCGTGA
- a CDS encoding DEAD/DEAH box helicase has product MPFANLGLPPVIVKGARAAGYVEPTPIQRKAIPIIMQGNDIVAAAAAGSGKTAAYLLPILTRLLDGPRRLRCLVLVPTRELAAKVETGTRDFSRFTDLRVAVVHPGAPLAMQEKTLRETEVDLLVATPSRLLELQARQVLHVDDIELLVLDEADRMMDLGFAPDLRKILKFLPETRQTLMFAATMPPELNRVAKEALVEPIRIDLGVTTKPTPGLTQAIYPVPRDLKFELLNEMISRQEARSMVIFTRTKEAAERLTRNLTRSGHSVEVLHASRSQAERDRALADLKRERLQIVVATEQAGRGIDVDGISHVINFDAPHVPEDYVHRIRRSGPEGGTGDAFTLMSPEEQKEVAAIERFLGRVLPRVLLPDFDYRMRPAELKQAVSYNSDLSSHASSAAKGNSKPVPKVAAKPAARPAVKPAARPHSSRPALKVNGSRTGGSRAAHAGKSTAATARAGGAKKPKR; this is encoded by the coding sequence GTGCCATTCGCAAATCTCGGGCTGCCCCCGGTGATCGTGAAGGGGGCCCGGGCCGCCGGCTACGTCGAACCCACTCCGATTCAGCGCAAGGCAATTCCCATCATCATGCAGGGGAACGACATCGTCGCCGCGGCCGCCGCCGGAAGCGGCAAGACGGCCGCGTACCTGCTGCCGATCCTCACGCGACTGCTCGACGGTCCGCGTCGTTTGCGTTGCCTGGTGCTCGTCCCGACGCGTGAGCTCGCCGCGAAAGTCGAGACCGGGACGCGCGATTTCTCGCGCTTCACCGACCTGCGTGTGGCGGTCGTGCATCCGGGTGCTCCGCTCGCGATGCAGGAGAAGACGCTGCGCGAGACCGAAGTCGACCTGCTGGTCGCGACTCCCTCCCGGTTGCTCGAGTTGCAGGCGCGCCAGGTGCTGCACGTCGACGACATCGAGCTGCTGGTGCTCGACGAGGCGGACCGCATGATGGATCTCGGGTTCGCCCCCGACTTGCGCAAGATCCTCAAGTTCCTGCCCGAAACGCGCCAGACTCTGATGTTCGCGGCCACCATGCCGCCGGAGCTGAATCGCGTCGCGAAAGAAGCACTGGTCGAGCCGATCCGCATCGATCTCGGCGTCACGACCAAGCCCACGCCCGGCCTCACGCAGGCGATCTACCCGGTGCCGAGAGATCTCAAGTTCGAGCTGCTGAACGAGATGATCTCGCGTCAGGAAGCTCGCAGCATGGTGATCTTCACGCGCACCAAGGAAGCCGCCGAGCGGCTGACCCGCAATCTCACGCGCTCCGGCCACAGCGTCGAGGTCCTGCACGCCAGTCGTAGCCAGGCGGAGCGCGATCGTGCGCTCGCGGACCTCAAGCGCGAGCGGCTCCAGATCGTGGTGGCCACCGAGCAGGCCGGACGCGGGATCGACGTCGACGGCATCTCGCACGTGATCAACTTCGACGCCCCTCACGTGCCCGAGGACTACGTGCATCGCATCCGCCGCAGCGGTCCCGAGGGCGGAACCGGCGATGCGTTCACGCTCATGAGCCCCGAGGAGCAAAAGGAAGTGGCGGCGATCGAGCGTTTCCTGGGTCGCGTGCTGCCTCGCGTGCTGCTGCCGGACTTCGACTACCGGATGCGGCCCGCGGAGCTCAAGCAGGCGGTGTCCTACAACAGCGACCTGAGCTCCCACGCGAGCTCGGCGGCCAAGGGCAACTCGAAGCCGGTTCCCAAGGTGGCGGCCAAGCCGGCTGCACGGCCGGCGGTCAAGCCCGCCGCGCGCCCGCACTCGTCGCGCCCCGCGCTCAAGGTGAACGGCTCGCGAACCGGCGGCAGTCGTGCCGCGCACGCCGGCAAGAGCACCGCGGCAACGGCGCGCGCCGGAGGCGCGAAGAAGCCGAAGCGCTAG
- the mutM gene encoding bifunctional DNA-formamidopyrimidine glycosylase/DNA-(apurinic or apyrimidinic site) lyase, producing the protein MPELPEVETVRRALSQVIVGRTIASCWISGQALRGEVPRRLVRALPGRTFETPRRHGKYLLLDLDADQTLLSHLGMSGRWLFHSAAPARVPPHVHVRLALRDGTTLWFEDARRFGIARLVRTSRLAQDPSLAILGPDPIATPPRGEALLELARGARINVKDFLLDQKRIAGIGNIYASEILHRTSIDPRRRAGTLRAPEWDAIAREIVVVLTESIERMGTTFSMYRSLWGEPGAYGEQLRVYDRAGEPCRRCDTTIRRIVQGQRSTYFCPRCQRRTPAPAARRSR; encoded by the coding sequence ATGCCCGAACTTCCCGAAGTCGAGACCGTGCGTCGCGCGCTCTCGCAGGTGATCGTCGGCCGCACCATCGCATCGTGCTGGATCTCGGGCCAGGCGCTGCGCGGCGAGGTTCCGCGCCGCCTCGTGCGCGCACTGCCCGGACGCACGTTCGAAACGCCGCGGCGTCACGGCAAGTATCTCCTGCTGGATCTCGACGCCGATCAGACACTGCTCTCGCACCTCGGGATGAGCGGACGCTGGCTGTTCCACTCCGCGGCGCCCGCGCGTGTCCCGCCTCACGTTCACGTGCGACTCGCGCTTCGAGACGGCACCACGCTATGGTTCGAGGACGCTCGTCGATTCGGCATCGCGCGCCTGGTGCGCACCAGCCGACTCGCGCAGGACCCGTCGCTCGCGATCCTCGGTCCGGATCCGATCGCCACGCCGCCGCGCGGCGAGGCGCTGCTCGAGCTCGCGCGAGGGGCGCGCATCAACGTGAAGGACTTCCTGCTCGACCAGAAGCGCATCGCCGGGATCGGCAACATCTACGCGAGCGAGATCCTGCATCGCACCTCGATCGATCCGCGGCGGCGTGCGGGAACCCTGCGAGCGCCGGAGTGGGACGCGATCGCACGCGAGATCGTCGTGGTGCTCACCGAGTCGATCGAGCGCATGGGCACCACCTTCAGCATGTACCGTTCGCTGTGGGGCGAGCCCGGCGCCTACGGTGAACAACTGCGGGTCTACGACCGCGCAGGCGAACCGTGCCGCCGCTGCGACACCACGATCCGGCGCATCGTCCAGGGCCAGCGCTCGACCTACTTCTGCCCCCGCTGTCAGCGCCGCACCCCGGCGCCGGCCGCCCGCCGGAGCCGCTGA
- the murQ gene encoding N-acetylmuramic acid 6-phosphate etherase, whose translation MDARARFDEFARLATEQRNPRTFDLDTLEIPGILDRLSAEDRTVPDAVALELPAIASAVELVVESFRAGGRLIYVGAGTSGRLGVLDASECPPTFGSDPSMVQGVMAGGPGALVRAVEGAEDREADGERAMEDLAIGAADTVIGIAASRRTPFVVAALARARALGARTAYVTCTPREEFTLEVDVAICPVVGPEAIMGSTRMKSGTAQKLVLNMITTSAFIRSGKVYENMMVDLRATSEKLVERSRRTVMIVTGVDYDAAALAIEAAGKSVKTAIVMIELACDREQAERRLARAEGFVRRALTPESGREP comes from the coding sequence ATGGACGCTCGCGCCCGCTTCGATGAATTCGCACGCCTCGCCACCGAACAGCGCAATCCGCGCACGTTCGATCTCGACACGCTCGAGATTCCCGGCATTCTCGACCGTTTGTCGGCCGAGGACCGCACCGTGCCCGACGCGGTGGCCCTCGAGCTGCCCGCGATCGCGAGCGCCGTCGAGCTGGTGGTCGAATCGTTTCGCGCCGGGGGCCGGCTGATCTACGTCGGAGCGGGTACCAGCGGTCGGCTCGGCGTGCTCGACGCCTCCGAGTGTCCGCCGACGTTCGGCAGCGATCCCTCGATGGTGCAGGGCGTGATGGCCGGCGGCCCCGGAGCGCTGGTGCGCGCGGTCGAAGGCGCGGAAGATCGCGAGGCCGACGGCGAGCGAGCCATGGAAGATCTGGCGATCGGAGCCGCCGACACCGTGATCGGAATTGCCGCCAGTCGCCGCACCCCGTTCGTGGTCGCCGCACTCGCGCGCGCACGCGCGCTGGGCGCACGCACCGCCTACGTCACCTGCACGCCGCGCGAGGAGTTCACGCTCGAAGTCGACGTCGCGATCTGTCCCGTCGTGGGACCGGAAGCGATCATGGGCTCCACGCGCATGAAGTCCGGAACCGCGCAGAAGCTGGTGCTCAACATGATCACCACCAGTGCGTTCATTCGCAGCGGCAAGGTCTACGAGAACATGATGGTCGACCTGCGGGCCACCAGCGAAAAGCTGGTTGAGCGCAGCCGCCGAACCGTGATGATCGTGACCGGGGTCGACTACGACGCCGCGGCGCTCGCGATCGAGGCCGCCGGCAAGAGCGTCAAGACCGCGATCGTGATGATCGAACTCGCGTGCGATCGAGAACAGGCGGAGCGCCGACTCGCGCGCGCCGAAGGTTTCGTGAGGCGCGCACTGACGCCCGAATCGGGGAGGGAGCCGTGA